The genomic region GCTGAGTTAAAGCGTCGTCTGCATGAGCAGATCGAAAGGAGCGAGTCCTTGGAGATTGATCTCGAAGCTGAAAAGTCAAAAGCTGCCACTGTCGAAGAAGCGAAGCAGAAGGCTGAGGAGGCGCGAGCCATTAGTACCGCTGCTCTCAATGTGGCACAGAATAATTATTCTGAGGCCCAAGGTATCGTGGACACTTTGGCTGCGGAAGCTGAGTGGCTGCGCAGCCGAGGGATCGCTCTGGTAAGATTTCTCTTGACTTTGGCTTAATTTGTTAAGACTTGTTATCTTATATGTTTTGTTTATTACAGATGGCCAACTCTGTCTTGAATGTTGGGGAGCTGGATACAGCCGTTGCTGCTTTAATAGATGCTTCACGTGCTGTTGGTCACCGGGGTGGTTACTTGGAATGTGCGCAACATGTTGCAGAGATGTTTGGCCAAGAATTTGACACTAGTCACTGCTCGGTGACTAATCAAGCTAAGGCCGAGCTGGCTCGCGCTAAAAATGGTTACGATAACTTGTCTCTACCAGTGATGGACTTGGTTACTGAAGCACTGAAGCATGATGACTGGTGTCATCGATTGAAGACCGTCCTAGATCCACC from Helianthus annuus cultivar XRQ/B chromosome 10, HanXRQr2.0-SUNRISE, whole genome shotgun sequence harbors:
- the LOC110881262 gene encoding myosin-7B-like: MVREREEWEKYCERLLKQVKAFERSKAAFEEEKAKFETDKKAEEWGREGLKNKLRATEELLSKDRAEWKAICAKDNVRMYAARSNITDLEGQVADLKKKVENAQAVQDQVEAELKAQISGKDRDLSAKDVEIAELKRRLHEQIERSESLEIDLEAEKSKAATVEEAKQKAEEARAISTAALNVAQNNYSEAQGIVDTLAAEAEWLRSRGIALMANSVLNVGELDTAVAALIDASRAVGHRGGYLECAQHVAEMFGQEFDTSHCSVTNQAKAELARAKNGYDNLSLPVMDLVTEALKHDDWCHRLKTVLDPPQTVELSDEELAGDDEGDDDGGDGDQPE